One Kallotenue papyrolyticum genomic window carries:
- a CDS encoding polymorphic toxin-type HINT domain-containing protein: MSLATNASGGVVRRQEFDPWGAIRSGGISQTSLNDTGQRRDGTGVLYYHARYYDPVLARFISADTIAPGSGALTLWPSDATAVPLFAQANAPGPQNPQELNRYAYVNNNPVRHTDPTGHWLESALDVAAISYDLYDISQNGLTWTSGLALAADVVSLALPVVAGGGMAVRAVAHADDVAKVVTKSDKAADAAKVIAKTGCSFSADTPVATIEGAVPIGAIEVGEQVLAYDEATGTTGSYTVTAVLVHADPVITYLTIAGEEVATTPEHPFYPRERTWVEAGSLWVGAQVRRADGSYGVVQAIRVEARPHIMYNLTVATAHTFFVGDQQWLVHNSCGKPIVVEHPSKRAARRAAEREAGMGKHGSREVLEPEEFNPGSRPPSGDPGKRQRVRSPETGRIVHHDPWGHKWPDGSTIPPHYGVDYPRSRPTTHHTYPSKHDPRKNR; the protein is encoded by the coding sequence CACCGGGCAGCGGCGCGATGGCACGGGCGTGCTGTATTATCATGCGCGGTATTATGATCCGGTGCTAGCGCGGTTCATCTCGGCGGATACGATCGCGCCTGGCTCCGGCGCGCTCACGCTCTGGCCGAGTGATGCCACGGCTGTGCCGCTGTTTGCCCAGGCGAACGCACCGGGACCGCAGAACCCGCAGGAACTGAACCGCTACGCGTACGTTAACAACAATCCTGTCCGGCATACCGACCCGACCGGGCACTGGCTGGAAAGTGCGCTCGACGTGGCAGCGATCAGCTACGACCTCTACGACATCAGCCAGAACGGCCTGACGTGGACAAGCGGGCTGGCACTAGCTGCCGACGTGGTCAGCCTCGCCTTACCCGTCGTGGCCGGTGGTGGCATGGCCGTGCGTGCTGTTGCCCATGCCGATGACGTAGCGAAGGTCGTCACGAAGAGTGACAAAGCGGCGGATGCCGCCAAAGTCATCGCCAAGACCGGCTGTAGCTTCAGCGCCGATACGCCCGTGGCAACCATCGAGGGAGCCGTACCGATTGGCGCGATCGAGGTCGGGGAGCAGGTACTGGCGTATGACGAGGCGACGGGCACGACCGGCAGTTACACCGTCACCGCTGTGCTGGTCCATGCCGATCCCGTCATAACCTACCTGACGATTGCCGGCGAGGAAGTTGCGACGACACCGGAGCACCCCTTCTACCCGCGGGAGCGGACCTGGGTCGAAGCTGGAAGCTTGTGGGTTGGCGCACAGGTGCGGCGGGCGGACGGGAGCTACGGCGTGGTGCAGGCGATCCGCGTTGAGGCACGCCCGCACATCATGTACAATCTGACCGTTGCAACCGCACACACCTTCTTCGTTGGCGACCAGCAGTGGCTGGTGCATAATTCGTGCGGTAAGCCGATTGTTGTTGAGCACCCATCAAAACGTGCAGCTCGTCGAGCGGCTGAGCGGGAAGCAGGTATGGGTAAGCATGGTAGTCGTGAAGTACTAGAGCCTGAGGAGTTTAACCCTGGATCTCGTCCTCCATCTGGGGATCCTGGCAAACGACAACGAGTCCGAAGTCCTGAAACCGGTCGTATTGTACACCACGATCCTTGGGGGCATAAATGGCCTGACGGATCAACTATCCCCCCACATTATGGAGTGGACTATCCAAGAAGTCGGCCAACCACCCATCATACTTATCCATCGAAACACGATCCCCGGAAAAACAGGTAA